In the Aeromicrobium fastidiosum genome, CGTCGACGCCGATCCGCTCGGCGGTGGCCTCGACCTCGTGCTGGGGGCCGAGACCGCGGACGGGGTGCGGTGGGACGACTTCGGCACGACGCGGGGCCGCCTCGACGCGTCGTCGCTGGCTGACGTGCTGCCGGCCCGCGACGGTGTCGCGCAGCTCGTCTGGGCCCGCGGCTCGCTCCGGCAGGTGCCCGATGCGTGGCCGGAGGTCGTGTCGGCTGCGGTGCGCGGCTTCGACCTGGTGGCGGTCGACGTGCCCCGCCACCTGGGCGTCACGGGTGCCGAGCTCGTCGGACGCTCGGTGCTCACGCTGGTCGTGGTGCCTGAGGAGATCGCCGCGGTGGCGGCCGCTCGTCGGGTCGTCGACGAGGTGCGTCTGCGGGCACCCACGGTGGGCCTCGTGACGGTCCGGCGGCCGCATGGCCTCGGCGCAGCCGCGGTCGAGGAGGCGCTCGACCTGCCGTCGGTGGCCCGGCTGCGTCCCGACCGTCGCCTCCGCGCGGCCGTCGACCAGGGACAGGGCCCGGGGCGCTGCCGCTCGC is a window encoding:
- the ssd gene encoding septum site-determining protein Ssd; translation: MTHAAAPLIATTDPRLIDEGLRWCAAVGASPTRADDVAAVRRSWRGASAVLVGDDLLDDLARSSLPRREHVVVVARDLSPNRWSAAVALGAVAVCGPDDEDRVVELLSAALDGSGEACVVAVVGGVGGAGASTLTAALGIAASRRRLRPLVVDADPLGGGLDLVLGAETADGVRWDDFGTTRGRLDASSLADVLPARDGVAQLVWARGSLRQVPDAWPEVVSAAVRGFDLVAVDVPRHLGVTGAELVGRSVLTLVVVPEEIAAVAAARRVVDEVRLRAPTVGLVTVRRPHGLGAAAVEEALDLPSVARLRPDRRLRAAVDQGQGPGRCRSLGRAAAAVLDAVGLDRS